A window of Xiphophorus hellerii strain 12219 chromosome 7, Xiphophorus_hellerii-4.1, whole genome shotgun sequence contains these coding sequences:
- the mpc2b gene encoding mitochondrial pyruvate carrier 2b → MAALRASYHRILDRIEHILPAKLRPLYNHPAGPKTVFFWAPMFKWGLVMAGLADMTRPAEKLSTSQSGVLTATGLIWSRYSLVIIPKNWNLFAVNFFVGSAGASQLYRIWNYKQELKAKEAES, encoded by the exons ATGGCTGCGCTCAGAGCGTCCTACCACAGGATTCTGGACCGGATCGAGCACATCCTGCCCGCCAAACTGAGACCTCTCTACAACCACCCGGCAG gtccaaaaacagtttttttctgggCCCCGATGTTTAAATGG GGCCTGGTCATGGCTGGTTTGGCTGACATGACCCGACCAGCAGAGAAACTCAGCACCTCCCAGTCTGGAGTGCTGACAGCCACAG GGCTCATCTGGTCCAGATATTCGCTGGTTATTATCCCAAAGAACTGGAACCTTTTCGCTGTGAACTTCTTCGTGGGCAGCGCAGGAGCGTCCCAGCTCTACAGGATCTGGAA CTACAAGCAGGAGCTGAAGGCTAAAGAAGCCGAGTCGTGA
- the rpl24 gene encoding large ribosomal subunit protein eL24, whose protein sequence is MKVELCSFSGYKIYPGHGRRYARIDGKVFQFLNAKCESAFLSKRNPRQINWTVLYRRKHKKGQSEEVTKKRTRRAVKFQRAITGASLAEILAKRNQKPEVRKAQREQAIRAAKEAKKAKQAAKKPAAPSAKTSAKTAQKPKIAKPMKISAPRVGGKR, encoded by the exons ATGAA GGTCGAGTTGTGCAGTTTTAGCGGGTATAAAATATACCCCGGCCATGGCCGCCGATACGCCAGGATAGACGGAAAG gTGTTCCAGTTTTTGAACGCCAAGTGCGAGTCTGCCTTTCTATCCAAGAGGAACCCCAGACAGATCAACTGGACTGTGCTGTACAGACGCAAGCACAAGAAGGGCCAGTCT GAAGAGGTGACGAAGAAGCGTACCCGTCGCGCAGTGAAGTTCCAGAGGGCCATCACTGGGGCCTCCTTGGCCGAGATTCTGGCCAAGAGGAACCAGAAACCCGAGGTCCGTAAGGCCCAGAGGGAGCAGGCCATCAG AGCTGCCAAGGAGGCCAAGAAGGCGAAGCAGGCAGCCAAGAAGCCCGCTGCGCCAAGTGCGAAG ACTTCTGCCAAGACGGCACAGAAACCCAAGATCGCCAAGCCCATGAAGATCAGCGCACCCCGCGTTGGAGGAAAACGCTAA